TTTCTTAATTTTCTGTATATAGAAAATGGATTTCCAGTATAACTAGCTTGTTGAGGCCTTGATATGACAATTTGATCGAGCTTGCGATCTTTACTATCATTCTGAGCCCTTATAATTTGTTCAATAAACAAATCTTTTGACACCTTACTTGAAAACTGTGATAGCTGATAATCTTCATCTTCAAAATTAGTTGTTTGGGTTTGTATTTCTTTAATAATCAAATCTAAATCTATTTTTTGTTGTTCAGGATTCACTTCCGTATGAATAATTGTCACTTCATCCTTCATATGATCAAAAACCATTATGGTTTCGTAGATATAGAATTGCACACTTGGTATTTGCAATGTGTTTTGATGTCTTGATTTTACTGCTGAACTATAAGAAATATATCCAACTGCTCCACCTGTAAAAGGAAATTCTTCTGGACCTGTAATTCTTGGCATTACTCGCTTTAATAGTGTCAATAAATCTCCGTCGTAGCGATATTCTTTTCCAGTATTGAACTGTTTTTCGATTAATGTATTGTCATTACCACTATAAGATTTTATGGGATTTACACCAATCATTGAATATCTTCCTGAATCTTTGAATTTAGAATCTGATTCAAGTAAAAATTTCCGTTTGCCTTTTAATCGTTGAAAAATCAAAATAGGTGTCAATGAATCACCATTAATCTTCTTAATTGTTGTACGGAAACTGGTTTGTTCTACCATCAATTAATCATCTCCTATTTTGGTCGATTGTTGAGAAAATCTGCTCTATACAATTTTTTTAAAAAGTTGAGGATTTAATGTATTGTAACTAAGAGCCAAACTTTTCACTATAAATAAAAAAGTCCCCATGAAAGAAAATTCTTTCATGAGGACGATATAGACCGCGTTGCCACCTCAAGTTGAAGTTTAAAAAACTTCCGCTTAACTATCCGTAACGAGGATTAAACGTCATCCGCTACTAACAGTGTGTTGACGGATGCTCTCATAAGTCCATTCACATATTCCATTGATCAGCTCGCACCATCCGCTGACTCTCTTAGCAATGATCAATATGCTACTACTCTTATTCTTCAATTTCTCGGCTATGCTCATCATTTCTAATCTCAACTCATAAGGCCAACTTCGCTACCGAAGCTGCTACCTCTTCGAACCATTTATTTACTGTAATCTTAAAGATAAAGATTACAATTGTCAACTATTTTTTTACAAATAGTTTTTATTTCTTAATTTGTTTGATCATCAGTGAGTGGCAAAACAATCCATCCTTGAACATAATCATTATGAACCTTTGCCCAATTCACCTTTTTCACCATCACTGTTTTTTCAATCTGTAATTCTATCCCCGCAGGAATTGTTGCAACAACTTCTTCGCTATCATTTGCATTAGGATAAAGATCTGTATCTTCATCTAAAATAATACGATCAAAAGTAGTTGAAGAATCTTCTTTTTTGGGTGGATTAGTATTTACTTTTTTTAAGTAAGCATATGAAATCCATCCTTTTTGTCCATTGTAACTAGCAAATGCCCATTTGACATAGTTGATTGATTTAATCTTAGTAACCGTTACAATTGCATCTTTTGGTAATGTTGACTGTATTGTGGCTTTCATTGAAGCTGATTTTCGCATATTGACATTTGCTGTTGTTGTATATTTTTCTTTGACATTCTCAATCGTAACCTTCTGTTGAGTTGTCGTTTGTTTAGCTTGACTGCCTTTTAAATAATTTGATGAAATCCATCCAATTGTTTGGTTCCATTTTACTTTCGCCCATTTCACATTATTAACTTTTTGTGTAGTAACTAAAGTAACTTTATTTCCTTTTTTTAAAGTAGTGATAAGTTCCTGATCAACGCCGGGTCCCTTTCTCAAGTTCACCTTATCTGTTGTAACATAGACTGCAGATGCTGCTTTTGCATGAAGAGATACATTTTCAAAATGGCCGACAAAAGAAAATGCTGAAAATGCAATACTCCCTGCAACTATTGTCTTCATTAGTTTATCTAAAAACATCGCAATAACTTCCTCCTAAAACCTTATAAATCTCTTATAAATGATATTATAGCACTATAATCGTACAAGTATATGTATTTAACTATTATCTTTGTAGTAGTTTTGTTTAATTAACTCTTATAAGAAAACTTTATGTTACTTTTCTATAATTTAAAAAAGCGTATTCGTGTTTAAATTCGAATACGCTTTTTTTATTCGAGCTCCTAAATACTCAAGATTTAGAATGATTAAATTCATCTTAAAATTATTTTTTAGAAGTCCGTCACTACATATGTTCTTTTAAAAATGCGATGAATGCTTGATGTACTTCAGGTGTCACGCCATGTCCGTCTTCAAAAGATTTAAATGTTACATTTGCACCTTGTTTTGTAAAGAAATCACGACTAGCTTCTCCCCATTGATATGGCAGCGCGATATCCATTGTGCCGTGTGAGATGAAAATAGGCATCTCCTCAACTGAATGTTTTTGGTATTCATTTTTGACAAAATCAGGCGTATAACCGCTTAAGGCAACAATTCCTGCTATTTTTTCTTTACCCATTGCTACAGCTAAAGATTTTGATAATATAGCACCTTGACTAAAGCCCATCAAAAAGATTTTCTCTGCATCAATTGGGTATTCGGTGATGGCTTCTTCGATAAAATTCATAATATGAATAACGACTTGGTCAAATACATTTCGATGTGGTTTACCAAATTCTTCAATTGTAAAAAATGCATAGCCTGGTGCTTGAATAATTGGACCTTGTAGGCTGAAAATATGGCATTGATCTTTAATTTCATCAAGTAATCCTGGTAAATCTTGTTCATTACTTCCCATACCATGCATAAGAAAAACAGCTGGATATAATTTTCCATGCTCCATATTTTTAGGAGCTGAATGTATAAATGTAAATGGAGAATTCATTAAATCAATATCTTCCTTTCGAGATAAATTAATTTTATAATACCATACAATTTTCTAAAGTCCCAACATGCTTTCTTAGATTCGACATTTTCTGCCTTTTCATAGAAAAAAAGTAGGAATTAGATGTATGATAAATATAGAGAAATGGAGGCGTTAATATGGAAAGTTTTATTCGTACAGAAAAACAACGTAAACTATTAGCTAAAATAGAACAATTGATTCCTATTTTTCAAAAACGTGAGCCAGAATTAGATGCTCCTGGATCATTCCCCTATAAAAACATTGAAGATTTGATAAACATTAATTATACCAAACTAACATTACCTACTAAATTTGGTGGTCAAGGTCTAGGTTTATACGATTATATTTTAGCTCAAGAAGCAATCGCTGTAGGATGCGGTTCTACAGCTTTGTCCATCGGCTGGACGAACGGTACGATTTTAGAATATGTGGAAAGTCAGCATTGGAATCAAGAAGCTGCAAAAGTTTTATTAGAAGCAATTGCAAATGGAGGGCTAGTTAATACGGCTTCTTCCGAAAACAATGCTGGTAGCCCCACACGTGGAGCACTTCCAAGAACAACTGTTTTACGAGACGGTGAAGAACTTGTCATCACTGGTGAGAAAATTTTTACAACTGCTGCTCCAGCACTCACTCATTTTATTATTACTGCAACAAATGAAAACAAGGAAGTTGAAATGATATTAGTTCCGAGTGAAACAAAAGGTATTTCACTAAAAGATTCATGGGATTCTTTAGCAATGAGAGGTACAGCTAGTCAAACGGTGATTTTAGATCATGTTCGTGTGCCAAGCAGATACCTATTGCAAACAAAATCACCTCAACTTAAAGCAGCAAAAGGTTGGTTATTGCATATTCCAGCTTGTTACATTGGCATTGCAAAAGCCGCAAGAAACTATGCTTTAAAATTTGCGACATCCTACATCCCATCATCACTTGGTAAGCCAATCGCTGAAGCTCAGAACATTAAACAGTTAATCGGTGAGATGGAACTTACATTAGCAACTGCAAGACACATGCTATATGGAATCGTTGAGCGCTATGAACAATGTGAGGACAAAACGGCATTTAAAGAACCTCTCGATGTAACAAAAATCGAAGTAACAAATGCGGCCATGAAAGTAGTTGATCTTGCAATGAGAATTGTAGGCGCAAGAGCATTATTAGAGTCAAACCCAATGCATCGTTACTATCTAAATGTTAGAGCCGGTCTATATAACCCACCAATGTCTGACGTAATTCAAACAAAATTAGCGAATGAAGCGATTGAAAAGTTTTTGGAGAAATAGGATCAATTTTTAAATTGGATAAAATTCGAGAAAACGTGAATAAATATCTAAATTTCGCGGATATATTGTATGATATCGCGGATATTAGCTCTAAAATCACGGATATTATAAAAAAGGAGTACATGAACTATATTTTTAGTTCATGGACTCCTTTTAACATTACTTACTCTACTTTTAACAAAATCTTACCTTGATAATTTCTACTCTCCATCAAATCATGTGCTTTTGCTGCATCACTTAGGTCAAATACTTGTGCAATTGGAAGTCTTAATTGTCCTTCAGCAAATAATTTACATACTTTTTCTGCTATTGGCGCTAATCGTTTCGGATCGTGTTTTCTTGTTGTACCTAAGCTAAACCCTTTTACATTTCGACAACTTGAATGTACATCGCTCGTTTTAAATTGACCAGCTTTCCCACTACTATTTCCAAATTGCACTAAAGTTCCATATAATGCTAAACACTCTAAACTTTGACCCGTTACTTCACCAGCAACTGAATCAAAAATAACATTCGCACCTTTACCATCTGTCAATCTTAATACGGTATCGATAAAAGTATCATATGTAACAACTTCATCCGCTCCAAGTTCCTT
This window of the Rummeliibacillus pycnus genome carries:
- a CDS encoding SH3 domain-containing protein, whose translation is MFLDKLMKTIVAGSIAFSAFSFVGHFENVSLHAKAASAVYVTTDKVNLRKGPGVDQELITTLKKGNKVTLVTTQKVNNVKWAKVKWNQTIGWISSNYLKGSQAKQTTTQQKVTIENVKEKYTTTANVNMRKSASMKATIQSTLPKDAIVTVTKIKSINYVKWAFASYNGQKGWISYAYLKKVNTNPPKKEDSSTTFDRIILDEDTDLYPNANDSEEVVATIPAGIELQIEKTVMVKKVNWAKVHNDYVQGWIVLPLTDDQTN
- a CDS encoding alpha/beta hydrolase, whose protein sequence is MEHGKLYPAVFLMHGMGSNEQDLPGLLDEIKDQCHIFSLQGPIIQAPGYAFFTIEEFGKPHRNVFDQVVIHIMNFIEEAITEYPIDAEKIFLMGFSQGAILSKSLAVAMGKEKIAGIVALSGYTPDFVKNEYQKHSVEEMPIFISHGTMDIALPYQWGEASRDFFTKQGANVTFKSFEDGHGVTPEVHQAFIAFLKEHM
- a CDS encoding acyl-CoA dehydrogenase family protein, whose product is MESFIRTEKQRKLLAKIEQLIPIFQKREPELDAPGSFPYKNIEDLININYTKLTLPTKFGGQGLGLYDYILAQEAIAVGCGSTALSIGWTNGTILEYVESQHWNQEAAKVLLEAIANGGLVNTASSENNAGSPTRGALPRTTVLRDGEELVITGEKIFTTAAPALTHFIITATNENKEVEMILVPSETKGISLKDSWDSLAMRGTASQTVILDHVRVPSRYLLQTKSPQLKAAKGWLLHIPACYIGIAKAARNYALKFATSYIPSSLGKPIAEAQNIKQLIGEMELTLATARHMLYGIVERYEQCEDKTAFKEPLDVTKIEVTNAAMKVVDLAMRIVGARALLESNPMHRYYLNVRAGLYNPPMSDVIQTKLANEAIEKFLEK
- a CDS encoding chorismate-binding protein yields the protein MVEQTSFRTTIKKINGDSLTPILIFQRLKGKRKFLLESDSKFKDSGRYSMIGVNPIKSYSGNDNTLIEKQFNTGKEYRYDGDLLTLLKRVMPRITGPEEFPFTGGAVGYISYSSAVKSRHQNTLQIPSVQFYIYETIMVFDHMKDEVTIIHTEVNPEQQKIDLDLIIKEIQTQTTNFEDEDYQLSQFSSKVSKDLFIEQIIRAQNDSKDRKLDQIVISRPQQASYTGNPFSIYRKLRKQNPSPYMYYMEFDDHIILGTSPESLIKVTDDVISINPIGGTRKRGATEEEDQLLAKDLLNSSKEQQEHTMLVDIAKQDLLDVTKPGTLQVKQYMKLERFEHVMHLVSTIQGKLSPIYHSLDVLMSAFPAGATTGLPKRKAIELIDEIETSHRNIYGGAIGYIGFNGNIDFAITIRSMLLKDGIAHIQSGAAVVEESNAEREFEETIEKTNSLTALSSVE